DNA from Mustela lutreola isolate mMusLut2 chromosome 6, mMusLut2.pri, whole genome shotgun sequence:
GAAGACATCAACTGTTTTTCTATATACATCAATTATGGTATAAAccgaaaatgaagaaataaaacaccatttaaaatcattcaaagtaaggaaaagaacagaaacagcTAAAGTAGAATTCTAAGACAACATGCATTTCTAACAAAcgatgatgaaagaaattggagaccTAAATATAAGAAGATACTTACCATGTTCATCAGCTGAAACACAGTAAAGATGTCAGCTTTCCTTAAAATGGATATCCTTACTTAGTGCAATTAATATGCAGATCTCAGGAAAATTTTTAATAGTTGTAGACACAGTTATTCTAAAGTGTGTATGAAAAAGACATGAAATTAGGATAAATAAAGCTAAATTTGATGAAGAAAACTAAAGTTGATCAATCATTCCAGACAAATTGAAGACTTTTATACACCTATGGTAGTAAAGTCCAATGGGCGTTCTCGAAGGAAAGACACATGGACTGATGGAACAGTATGGGGAATCCAGAAATAGCCCCACACCAATTCATTTTTGACAAGGATGCTATGCAACTCCACGGAGGATGGATGGTCCTTGCAAACAATGATGTTGGAGCATATGGATATCCATAGGCAGAAACAAAACATGAGCAaaatcaaaggaagaagaaaaacagggaAAAGATAAGATCAATTCTCACACTTTTTACAAACACCCACtcaaaagaaatcttaaatttaaTGTAACGtttaaaactttcagaagaaaataggAGGAAATCTTTGGGATAAAACGTTTGGGCCTGGTGAAGAGTTCTTAGACACAACATCAAAGGCATGAGCCTTAAAGGAAAAACATCAATGAATTGGCTTTACCaaaattaaagacttttattCTGATAAATATCCTGTTGTGAGTCTGAAAATTTTAcctacaaagagaaaatatttgcacaccGAAAGTATCACAAATAGCACATGTTTAGAATCTAAAGAACTTTTAGTACTcaacaataaacacacacacacacacacacacacacacacacacatacactccacACACCCCTACTCTAATTACCAATTGGGCAAAAGACGTGAAGAGACATTTATCGGAGATAATAATTCACATGGAAAATCAGCTGACTGATGATGTTCAACCTCTCTAGCCACTAGGAAATACACATTAAGCACATGCTGAGATATCACCCTATACCTATTGAAACagttaaaatatgaaatagtGTCAAGGCTGCCTATGATGAGAACGCAGAGAACCTGGTTGTGGTGATTTTTTACAAAGTTAAACAGGATCTTATATTAGAGCCCTGAAATCAGACTTCCAGGTATTCACTCAAATGAATTGAgaacacatgtccacacaaaaaaaagcacaggaatgtttatagcagctttgctCATAACTGTGAAACTTGGAGCAACCTTGTCCTTTCATGtgtaaatggataaactgtggaaCATCCATACGATGAAGTATTATTTCAGTAACTTTTAAAAGAGCTTCTAAGAGTTGAAAAGATGTGGtgaaaccttaaatgcatattgctaggtgaaaaaattattttagactaAAAAAGCTCTTACtatatgatttcaactatatgacattctggaaaaggcatatAGCGATCTGTATAATACAAAGTTGAACCCTCTTCTAAACTATGGACATCTGCTAATAATAATGCATCATTATGGGtccatcaattgtaacaaatgtatcacacTACTGACAAATGTTAATAGTAGGAGAAACTGTATGTGGAAGGGGccggggaagagggggaggagatgGGGAAATTCAGGaactctgggcgcctgggtggctcagtgggttaggcctctgccttcagctcaggtcatgatcccaaggtcctgggatcgagccccacatcaggctctctgctcagcagggagcctgcttcccttcctctctctctctctgcctgcctctctgcctacttgtgatctctctctgtcagatacatagataaaatctttaaaaaaaaaaagaaagaaagaaattcaggaaCTCTTGTACTTTCTTCCACATTTTTCTGCAACCTTAAAATCGCTGGTAAAAAACTAAAGTATTCGAAAACATGTCTTTTTATATGGGAGAtagagatgttttcttttttctttttttttaattctacatgCATCTGAGTTTTAGTGTATTTTCTATtgtccatgtatttattttgtaataaaatattgGAGCTATGTAAAAGAAAcagctcttcttcttttcaagaTTATAAAGAcatggctttaatttttttaagctataGGTATAGAAACTTGCGATTTCTTACTAAGTCTTAGAAGGTGTTAAAAGTTATAAGGTGATAAACTGCGGCataagacaattttcatatgtttGAGAACATTATTCAAATCTGGCAATGCCAAACCCAAAGTGGTGAAGAGTTCTGTGACATGAGCTAGGGGACAGGCTTTGGCAGAGCTGATGCAGAAGCAAAGCATGGGAACTGCCCGATTGGCTTATCCTCTTCACTTGCCTTACTTGGAAAGCCCAGCTGACTATTGGTGAATTTTGCAGGGATACCTGTGCACTTACAGAAGTTGAGTCTGGGTTAGGTTTCAGTTTGCCTATGTAAGTAGCTAAGATGTTAGAGCCATCTCAGTCTAAttgttatgcccgagttttcaTGTCccagagaccaccaaggagccaacactgatGTAAACACACGAGGGTTTATTCAGCAAGCTTAAGCTTGGTCCCACATATATCCaacacagtggagtagggacttggacctcGAACCAGAttatagtcagagtttttaaaggcagagtaggggtggactccgccgtgggtgaggacaaaggggatattcagaagggctatcagggtaGAAGATTGTCAGGATATTGGAGGCCTGGTtattatcaagccaaggccattttttcttctaatgaGGCACTAAAATGAAGACTTGGTAGTTTTCTGatggaatgtcacattcctcctatcaagcgtccttgttagtgagatttaggtttagaagaaatttaactttaagaCAGCTTCTTTGTTGttaatcactaggacatttgtaaaccaagggagactcctgtcttgcaggattgtgatctctgcaagttaacttttgtttttcttttcttttcttttttttttttaagattttatttatttatttgacagacagagatcacaagtaggcagagagagaggaagcaggctccctgctgagcagagagcccaatgtggggctcaatcccaggaccctgggatcatgacctgagctgaaggcagaggccctaacccactgagccacccaggccccacccccttctttttattttaagattttatttatttgtttttcttttagggtgaccaggggtggctgaggaatgtcacacatattaccgaggggagcaggtggagagggggtgcaaggtgccagcttttgctttgtcaagatggctgtacttatgtcagggctagactcgaggtgggtacagccttgtttttcttggcctccacacctaTGGCACCTAGGAAAATTACTATAGCAATTCTCCCCTTTTGGTCATCTGTGCACACATGAGAGATGGATCAAAATTTTGATATTAGTGCCACTCTCAGTCACCATCAAGACTAATTTGTTCTGGTCTCCCTGTGAAACTCATAGGTTATAAGGTCAGGTTCATGGAAGGTGTTTGCAACTCACTGTTGGTGTTGTTTTAGCTTCTCCAAGTGCAGTGTGAGCATGTGATGTACTGCTGAAAGCTGTGAGCATGTGCTGGAGACACTTTAGAGAGCACTACCAGGGGATTaccaaggtgggggggggggagtatccTTCTAAGTCAGGTTCCCACAAACCAGAGCAGTTGGTATTTGTGTGTTTAAACCAAAAGGCTTGTTTGTTAATTTCTTGTATTTGAGTTTCTATAATACCAGAGGTGTGGATCCAGGAGTAATCAGGTATGACACATACTCCTTCTTTGGTCAACAAGTGATCTACAGCAATTTTATTACCTGAGACCACATTATCTGCTCAAAACAATCCCTATGCCAGAATGGTGTACTTTGGGATGACATATTCTGCTACCCTTCAAAGTCCTCTTGCTTTGGTTTAtgctttttgagatttttatcatCTGGgaataaaattttgagaaaaaataatggaatttataaatttttgtgtTCACTAAGCATGGTACTTAATTACTCTTCTTGTATTTGTCCTTAATTCCTATAATAACGCAATGTGGTAAAAATTGCCTTCAGTATTTTCATGAAAGGAATCAGGTAAATTGAGTTAAGTAAGGTATCGATGAACACACAGCTGGCAAATGCAGAGTAAGATGAAGCCCAGTTTGACGTCCATTCAACAGCTCTTATTTGCCACTCTATCTAACTGTCAGGATAATTGATCTTCATGGTTTGGGGTAGGCTCTTGTATCCAGTTAGAAATAAATCTCAAGTAATAGTTTCACAGATAAAGAAGCAAGCACCCCCTGTGtttcaaacattttttcattccattttaacCTCATATACTGCCCAAGTTCTGACTTTTTACTTGGTTTTTCAACCCAGGGGTAcatactcaataaaatattaatacttgTTAATAAATAATtagtatataattaataattaataaaatattaattattgttCCAAGAATAGGTCAAACAATTCTCCTAGTAATAAAACAGGCATCCAAGACCATGTTAATAAAATGGGCAATGCTGATCCACAGGGTCCAATCCTATTTTGCATTAAAACTGAAGtgggtatatataccacatcttcttgatccattcatctgtttgatggacatctaggttctttccatagtttggctattgtggacattgctgctataaacattcgggtgcacgtgcccctttggatcactacgtttgtatctttagggtaaatacccaatagtgcaattgctgggtcatagggcagttctatatacacaatggaatactatgcagccatcaaaagaaatgaaatcttgccatttgcgacaacatggatggaactagagcgtatcatgcttagtgaaataagtcaagcagagaaagacaactatcatatgatctccctgatatgaggaagtggtgatgcaacatgggggcttaagtgagtaggagaagaatcaatgaaacaagatgggattgggagggagacaaaccataagtgactcttaatctcacaaaacaaactgagggttgctggggggagggggtttgggaaaagggggtgggattatggacattggggagggtatgtgctttgatgagtgctgtgaagtgtgtaaacctggttattcacagacctgtacccctggggataaaaatatatgtttataaaaaataaaaaattaaaaataaaaaactgaagtgGGTGTCATTGATATGTAAAtcctataatatatataaatcctCCCTACTCTGCTACCTTCTCCACTCCCATTTACTCCACATCATCAGTCATACTCATTATCTGTGGCTAAACTCAATGCTTTAACATTTATTCTACTAAGATCCAGAAGTATCATTGACTTGGAGAACCAAAACCAGATTTTGAAACCATCCCTAAGCAGAGATCTCCCAACAAACCAACTCTGCTTTTTAGGGTTTTCATAGGGGCACTAGATCATAGCAACTGGATTACATGTAGATGCTGTGAAAGAggcatggtcttttttttttttttatttaaaaaaatattttatttgggacacctgggtggttcagtgggttaagcctctgccttgggctcagatcatgatctcagggtcctgggatcaagacctgcattgggctctctgctcagcagggagcctgcttccccctcctcctctgcctgcctttttgcctgcttgggatctgtcaaatagataaacaaaatcttttaaaaaaattatttatttgtttgtgtgtgtgagagagagaaagagagaaagagagagcgcacaagcagggggagtggcaggcagagggagaaggggtctttctgctgagcaaggagcctgatgcaggactccttCTTAGGATGCTGGGACtgtaacccaagctgaaggcagacacttaaccaactgagccactcaggcatcctgtgGCATGTTATTAATGAACCTaggtatttcttcttcttcttctttttttaaagattatctatttatttaggaagcaggaggaggggcagagggagagagaatttcaggcagaCTCCACAATGAATGTGAAGCCCTtgcaggacatgatctcaggagactgagatcacgacctgagtagAAATtgagagtcaaacacttaaccaaatggGCCTCCCAGGTGCAAACTTAGATATTTCTGATTGCTTACAGAACTTACCACATCCATTAAACATTCACACATTTCATCATGAAAGAATCACATTTATTCCCTAGTCTCTGCAAAGAACTGGCTTAGACACCAAAACTTCATCTCAGACCCATCCAATAGTTTATTGTGTTCAAAAAATCACAATCAcaatttgaagaaacaaaattaataagtgTAGAAGTGATGTCTGTGTTGAACATTTACAAGGTTCCATAGTAGAGAAAAATCCAATGAGGTTTATTCCAGACACACTGCATGTTGATataaaaacagaggaaaacagTACCAAGAAGGGACAACAATCAAGGAATGACTAAATAACAGAATCTGGACAGATCAGGAggacattattatttttagattattgAAAGGTCTGAAAAATGTGGAAGAATGGTTGTCTTCAGAGCGGTGAATGGTTGGAGTACTGCCAGGTTTATAAAGTTTATGAAGCACAAATTTCTTCACTGATTTCTTTAGGGAACTCCATTGCCTACAGTAGGACAAACATAGTTATCAAGAGTTAAgatgaatattttactttttcagattCCTTCCTCCTCGTCCTTTATCCTTTGACTTTGGAAATGTCTCTAAATATTCATCTGACCTCCGCCTAGTGAATACAACCTTTCCAACATGAACTGCATCCCCTTCTCTCTAAGTGAGCATGAATGAGCAGACCATGCCTTATCTTCTCTCAGAAGTTTCAATAACAAGTTTCAGATTAGAGAACCAGAAACAAGCATTTGCCTTCAAGGAATTTTCGTCTGATGCAGTTAATTTATTCTAAACCCCCAAAAGCCAAACTCTAGAAATATTTCTGAACCGAGGTACTGTTTCAGAAAATATGTACCAGAAAGTACCAAGTCTTTCCTAGATCATTGATTCAGTAGTGGTATGTGAAACAATGGTCTTAGGTGGTGGAGATAATTTCCAAGACTGAAGTCGTGGTGTAGGAACACCCTTATGGGAATGAATGTGGGACCTTGAAGCTTTGGGATACCAGATGATGCTAATGTCTGATTCTGTCCTagcaaaaataaatcaagagTTCCTATCACTTTCCTTTGAAGACATCACACTTCCTTCTTCAAACTGTGTTTCCTTCCTTTGGgtaattccatccatgttttccTCTGACCACAACAAACCCACCCGCAGTGCCTCACAGAGGCCCTCGGCATTCGCCAGCATTGGCCTTGCGCATGCCTTAAATGATGAAGATGGTCCCGACAATGATACCCACCAAACCCACAATGAGGCCCAGGGCACACACCACATTCTCAGTTGTCTCTGAAAGAGGGGTTGGTGGTTCAAACTCTGGGTAAAAATATTACAGACTACAGTATGGGTGTCATGACTGTGGTATGCAGTAGCACTTAGAACCAAATGCAGAGTACATAGTCAAAAGaatattcattcatcaattaaATAAGAAGAAGACAGAATGATATCTTAAGGGAACACAGATTAAAAAGCAGGAGAGCTGTATAATGGGAGAAGACAAGGAATAGAAGTTATAGCAATTGTTATGGACAAGTTAGGGGACTCTGGGTCCTAAAGCATCAGACCCATGCGTCACAGGAGgaaatcataaaagaaaggaGATAGAAGAACAGTCCATACTCCAGTGGTTGAGAAGTGGCTCCTCCAAACCCCAGTGCTCCACCTTGCAGTCATAGACATGGTTGGCtgagggcaggaaggggagaTAGTGGAACTTGCAGAAAAGGTGGTCTTCCCTGGGCAGGAAGACTGACTTGGACACTCCTATGGTGACAGGGTTTCCATTTCAAAGCCACGTGACATTGATTATTGGTAGAGAGAGCTTGTTGATGAAGCAGATGAGGGTGTTGGGCTCTCCCAGTTCCACAGGGGTGTTTGAGAGCACGGTCACCTCTGGAGGTACTGGGGACACAGGACAGCAATTAGCCTTCCCTGCTTAGGCTagtccttctccctcccactgaagcagaaaaagcagTGGAAACTCTGCCCTGAGAATCTGTGCCATCCATGGTCTCAGAGGCCTATCTCTGATGCTCTCTCACATTATGGTATAAGAGATAGAAGGATATTTTAGGTACTGGAGATGATTTCATTCCTGGTTCCCCCAGCATCGATTAGGGGCAATGACTGTGTGAGTAATTGTTGGTGGCAGGGACAAGATGTGAGCCTATCAGGAAAGGAACAAACTCATGTAAAGTTCTTGAGTCTGTGACATGACAAGTAGGCACTTGCTTATGGATAGGCTAGGCCCCTAGGAGGAGAAGTCAGTTATAATAACGTAACAAAACCAGCTGAAGCATCTATTTCAAAGTTAGGACTCCCTAGTCTAGGAGTGCAGGAGGTACCATTGGTGTTTGGGGTGTGGTTGGAGCGCTTTATCATGATGTCCAGGTTAGCTTTGTCCACAGCTATGTTGGCCAAGGCACCCTGTGTCTCAAGCTGGCAAAGCGTCCAAATTCTTCCAGCCATCACATGTCTCCTTCTTTTCCATATCCACGTGGAAAATCTCATCACCATCGAAGTCAAACATAAACTCACCTGATTGGTCAGGGGTCAGATAGAACTCAGCCTGGATGATCACATGGTCCTCTgaaaaggcaggaaagagagTTAGGATGGGAAccgggagggggagaggaagaagaatccAGGATGTGAGAGACAAATATTTGGGTGCGTGTGGGGGAGCTGTTTATGGAGCAGATCTGTATGGAGTGGAAGTCTGATGGAGAGCAGGGAGGAGTGGGAAGATGAGGCTCAGGTGCAGGACATCCATGCTGAACAGAGCTGGGAGGGGAGAAATAAAGGGACAGAGTTAGAGAGGGTGGACTGGAGGAAAAGGGGCCTGAAAATCCCAGAGTCTTGAAGCTGTTGTTAGGTTCCATGTTACTAGCTGAGAAATGATTCCCTATGGAAATCCAGCAACAGCTCCTAAAAGAGAATTCCTCACTCAAGGCATTTTGCCAGGCATTAAATATACTTTTGCCTTAATTTCAGAGGCTCTTTCAGGGTACTGAAGCTGTAAGAAGTGGGAAACTGTTTCAACTGTGGGTCTGAACTTTGGaatcaaatgaaatcttaaattctcttcttttctcgGTGGAGATAAAAAGGACATACAAGATTGtattaattttacaaatataacAGAATATTTGCTATGTATACTTAGGTATATAATGCAATTCGTGTCGCATACCTGGCCTTCCCTTTCCTGGTATAGATTGTTGCTTTGGGGTGACTTTCCTTTCTAGAGATCCTCAATATAATATTTGTGCTTAAAATACGCTGACAGGATTCACATGCCAAAATGCTACTACCATGTACTTAActaagaaaggagcagagaatgTTGTACTTTTtatcatttaatccccacaaaagattttacatttttgattACACTAATTTTCCACAATGAGAAATTGAAACCCAGTGGGTAGCTGGATAATGCTTCTCAGAAAATATTTCCACCTCAAATTTGGCTTATTCAAAGTCAATTGTATCAATGAAATCATTTCTCACTCTTCTAAACTAAATGTGACTGACTTTAGTTTGTAATGGCAGAACTCCTCCAGACAACAATTTATTATACTTTCAGGTTATAGACACACAGTACCTGTCacacttttcttttatttcaactcCAAAGATTGTTTTGCAAATGTCTAAAGTTCAGCTCTCCAGAGCTCTTAGAACTTATATCCCTAGCTTTGCTTCTCTCAGCACTTACCTTTGATAGCCCAGGATTCTTGAGGACCCAACAGGAAAGCCATGTTAAATAATCCTGGCACCAGAACTCCATTTCTGGCCATTGGGTGGGGCTGTAATGGGGGTCAGTAGAGCATAAGACGGGTAGAACTggcaaaactggaagaaaaaaaatagaatctgaaGTTAGAATTCAAATCAGTTGAGCTCCAGCCAATCAGAAAGAACTTTTGAGATGACACATCTGTTACTAAGGAAAGAGTTCTTATAAATGGTTCAGGaacagaactactccagtcattAGATAAAGAAGTTAAGTtcttaaacaagcaaataaacatgtaaccaaataaaaacacagaaaagcatGTTCTTGAAGAGGTTGGGAAGTCACTCACTGACTCTTCCATCCCAGCCCAAGTTCTAGAAAGAAATGTACTTGAAACTTAATAGTGAAAATAGAATGAATGGAAACACTCAAAAGTGAGAGCTAATGACAGGTCATTCCTCTGTGCTATGACAGCTGTGGTCTTGAAATAAGGAATAAGAAATCACCTGAAGAGAAGGTAGATTGTCCTCTATGGAGAATGCCTGATTCTTGGCAGCAGTGGATGACAGTGTTTCATGTCAGAAGCTTCTTATTGCTCTAGGTTTGTCCTCCAGTGTCCTAGACTCCCAGATGGCCAATTCGACCCAAAAGTTGGGTGTTCCTGGCACTGTGCTATATGAGAGAACATCAGAGGAGAAACTCTGAGTGTCAACACTCCCAAAGCTGGAGAAAGATGGTAGATACACCATAGGTAATGGTTATTGGAAAGAGTGGACAGTAATCC
Protein-coding regions in this window:
- the LOC131834287 gene encoding LOW QUALITY PROTEIN: HLA class II histocompatibility antigen, DR alpha chain (The sequence of the model RefSeq protein was modified relative to this genomic sequence to represent the inferred CDS: inserted 1 base in 1 codon; deleted 2 bases in 1 codon; substituted 2 bases at 2 genomic stop codons), with product MARNGVLVPGLFNMAFLLGPQESWAIKEDHVIIQAEFYLTPDQSGEFMFDFDGDEIFHVDMEKKETCWLEEFGRFASXETQGALANIAVDKANLDIMIKRSNHTPNTNVPPEVTVLSNTPVELGEPNTLICFINKLSLPIINVTWLXNGNPVTIGVSKSVFLPREDHLFCKFHYLPFLPSANHVYDCKVEHWGLEEPLLNHWKFEPPTPLSETTENVVCALGLIVGLVGIIVGTIFIIXGMRKANAGECRGPL